A window of Candidatus Aminicenantes bacterium genomic DNA:
CGGGCGAAAGCATCGAATTGTAGATGGCTTACATCATCGATGGCAACAACCTGATCGGCAGCGCTCCCGATTTCTCGTTGGCCGACCCCGAGGCGCGGATGAAGATGGTCTCGCTGGTGAGGGAATTCCAGGAGAGCAAGAACGCCAAGGTCACCGTCGTCTTCGACGGCGAGCCGCGCGGCAGCGAGCTGCGCAGCCCGATCAGCGCCAAGCTGACCGTGGTCTATCCCCGCTACGGGCTCAGCGCCGACGACGAGATCAAGTGCATCCTCGACAAGTACCAGCAGCTCCGCGAGATCATCCTGGTCACCACTGACCGCGAGCTGAAAAAGTATGCCCGCGAGAAGGGGGCGCGCACCATCAATTCCATCGAATTTTACTACACCCTGAAGAAGAACCTCCTGCACCAGGGCAAGAAGGAGGAGACCCTGAAGAGGGTGAACACCCGGGTCTCGCAGAACGAGGTGGAGCAGTGGCTGAAAATCTTCAGCGGTGATTAGCAGTTGAAATATTTATTTTTATTTCATATCATGGCAACAGGAGGCAATCATGGAAGAAAAAAATTATATACCGGCCGACGTGCCCAACGACGTTCTCAACGAATACCTGAGCAACTACGAGGAGATAACCCTGGGTTCGGATCGGTTGATGCTGTTCGCCGGCGACCAGAAGATCGAGCATTTGA
This region includes:
- a CDS encoding NYN domain-containing protein; protein product: MAYIIDGNNLIGSAPDFSLADPEARMKMVSLVREFQESKNAKVTVVFDGEPRGSELRSPISAKLTVVYPRYGLSADDEIKCILDKYQQLREIILVTTDRELKKYAREKGARTINSIEFYYTLKKNLLHQGKKEETLKRVNTRVSQNEVEQWLKIFSGD